One stretch of Prunus persica cultivar Lovell chromosome G1, Prunus_persica_NCBIv2, whole genome shotgun sequence DNA includes these proteins:
- the LOC18791958 gene encoding zinc finger CCCH domain-containing protein 16 isoform X1 yields the protein MPVKREPCKYFQRGSCQFGDRCKFLHVIQQQQKSNIFGFGPQSGSNQQRKSNPYGFGVQNNSQSKGPADFGSKQSQFKPFENKWSRFSSQTASAAPSSQKSDKQPQATNHRCTDPDSCRSIIIEDNEHESPLWKLTCYGHWKNFPCDIVGDISYEELRAAAYDDAKHGLNMQSIIERERNLLNTKLIEFDKLGKPQGALLKPNHSGQNPLPSASQNAFLQAANNSAAPSLSSFTQLGTSLNTGFGPRPSAPSNNGFAQLNPFANSTQTSSGFGTNNFLSGSAGSHGSQFPATAHVNVFPSSTGFGNTGVMRHETNPFSTLAVSSQIPSATTGLPPILSDGPTSASNAVRQSTTEVQFLTNMQREKISGETSIWLKKTWSPGEIPEDEPPDALVEL from the exons ATGCCTGTAAAGAGGGAACCCTGCAAATACTTTCAGCGTGGCAG CTGTCAGTTCGGAGATAGGTGTAAATTTCTCCATGTGATTCAGCAACAGCAAAAGTCCAATATCTTTGGATTTGGGCCACAATCTGGCTCAAACCAACAGAGAAAGTCCAATCCTTATGGTTTTGGGGTTCAAAACAACTCTCAGTCAAAAGGGCCAGCTGATTTTGGTTCCAAACAGAGCCAGTTTAAG CCTTTTGAAAACAAATGGTCCCGTTTCTCCTCCCAAACTGCTAGTGCTGCCCCTTCATCACAGAAATCTGATAAGCAGCCTCAGGCAACAAATCATAG GTGCACAGATCCCGATTCTTGCAGAAGTATAATTATTGAAGATAATGAGCATGAGAGTCCACTTTGGAAGCTTACGTGCTATGGTCACTGGAAAAA TTTCCCTTGTGACATCGTTGGTGATATTAGTTACGAAGAGCTGAGGGCAGCAGCATATGATGATGCCAAGCATGGGTTGAACATGCAGTCGATA attgaaagagagagaaatttacTCAATACCAAGTTGATTGAGTTTGACAAACTTGGCAAGCCCCAGGGAGCTCTACTGAAACCTAATCATTCCGGCCAAAATCCTTTACCTTCAGCTAGTCAAAATGCATTCTTGCAGGCTGCTAACAATAGTGCTGCTCCGTCACTCTCAAGTTTTACCCAATTGGGCACATCCCTCAACACGGGGTTTGGACCAAG GCCGTCTGCACCATCAAATAATGGTTTTGCACAGCTGAATCCTTTTGCTAATTCCACCCAGACTTCGAGTGGATTTGGGACGAACAATTTTCTTTCTGGAAGTGCTG GTTCACATGGCAGCCAATTTCCTGCCACTGCACATGTAAATGTTTTTCCCTCGAGTACAGGATTTGGCAATACTGGTGTCATGAGACATGAAACCAACCCATTTTCTACTTTAGCAGTGTCATCACAAATTCCTAGTGCAACAACTGGTCTGCCACCCATTCTTTCAGATGGGCCTACCTCTGCTTCCAATGCAGTTAGACAATCAACTACAGAAGTTCAGTTCCT
- the LOC18789872 gene encoding uncharacterized protein LOC18789872 has translation MENVSESLQSQSLVVENLQEKEEMEAEETQGDGGKKIRIHVGGLGGSVTEEDLHRMFGAGGNVEGVAIVRTKGRSFAYVDFLPSSDKSLSKLFTTYNGCSWKGGKLRLHKAKEHYLLRLKREWAEEDAQLPPADFKPSKPLLPSQESRTKQLRIFFPALRTVKALPFTGTGKHKYSFQRVQVPSLPVHFCDCEEHSVPSHPAPPAHQNQLCPGINEQELNMMNKVMDKLFQREKNVSISDTHQSRTCALPNQSHHELPVAAAAEEDNLIINIVSSNQDEDKLSELQELRSSGTQTSKAEEPSENVFKAQKASINGSPKKKRKSLLGDYNNQNEFEDAIPGSKKNLPTHSKESGKFMGAQPDQQELGAQHVSWSQKSSWKQLVGHRGSSTFSVSHVLTGIASSTDQVQPKSVISEVPHLVSKNQDMESNGNLERQLCEAELVDGPGSSEVTHFDSKNQDLEGQLCEMDGCVEPQPTMSIAVSSKSGRGASWRQQSSWTQLVSDTSASSFSIKQIVPGISFEQQFVPKPKSADAVSSTDRKLKEIVKQDKYNDNFTSGSLGIGKGRDVLRSSPEDTVMDNDGACAPDVEKNCDLTPKQVSAGNVEMGETCSFMRSASSLKEWTKIKAALSGSLKRKNIEN, from the exons ATGGAAAACGTGAGTGAATCCCTCCAATCCCAATCTCTGGTAGTTGAGAATTTGcaagagaaggaagagatgGAAGCAGAAGAAACACAAGGAGATGGAGGAAAGAAGATTCGGATACATGTTGGGGGATTGGGAGGAAGCGTGACGGAGGAGGATCTGCATCGGATGTTTGGTGCAGGAGGAAACGTGGAGGGAGTAGCCATTGTCAGAACTAAAGGTCGAAGCTTTGCCTACGTCGACTTCCTGCCTTCCTCCGACAAGTCCCTCTCCAAGCTGTTTACCACg TACAATGGGTGCTCGTGGAAGGGAGGGAAGCTGAGGCTCCACAAGGCTAAAGAACATTATCTTCTTCGTTTGAAACGAGAATGGGCTGAAGAAGATGCTCAACTTCCGCCGGCAGATTTTAAGCCCAGCAAACCTCTTCTTCCCTCGCAAGAATCACGGACCAAGCAGCTTCGGATTTTCTTTCCTGCACTAAGAACG GTAAAAGCTTTGCCCTTTACTGGAACTGGCAAACACAAGTACAGCTTCCAGCGTGTTCAAGTTCCTTCTCTCCCAGTCCATTTCTGCGATTGTGAAGAGCATTCTGTCCCTTCTCACCCTGCTCCTCCTGCTCATCAAAACCAATTATGTCCTGGGATCAATGAGCAAGAGCTTAATATGATGAATAAAGTAATGGACAAGCTCTTCCAACGTGAAAAAAACGTTTCTATTTCTGATACTCATCAAAGCAGGACTTGTGCACTGCCTAATCAATCCCACCATGAACTGCCTGTTGCTGCTGCAGCAGAGGAAGATAACCTCATAATTAATATTGTGTCAAGCAACCAGGATGAGGATAAATTATCAGAGCTTCAG GAATTGAGATCCAGTGGAACACAAACTTCAAAAGCAGAGGAACCATCTGAAAATGTGTTTAAAGCGCAGAAAGCTAGTATTAATGGATCTCctaagaaaaagaggaaatccCTTCTCGGTGATTACAacaatcaaaatgaatttgaggATGCTATTCCTGGCAGCAAGAAGAATTTGCCAACCCATTCAAAAGAGTCAGGAAAGTTTATGGGAGCTCAACCGGATCAACAAGAATTAGGTGCTCAACATGTTTCATGGTCGCAGAAATCTTCTTGGAAACAACTTGTTGGTCATAGAGGCAGCAGTACGTTCAGTGTCTCACATGTACTGACAGGCATTGCTTCTTCTACTGACCAAGTGCAACCAAAATCTGTTATTTCAGAAGTGCCCCATCTTGTTAGCAAAAACCAGGACATGGAAAGCAATGGAAACTTGGAACGCCAGCTCTGTGAGGCGGAACTGGTGGACGGGCCTGGCAGTTCAGAAGTGACCCATTTTGATAGCAAAAACCAGGACTTGGAAGGCCAGCTCTGTGAGATGGACGGGTGTGTTGAACCTCAACCTACCATGTCAATTGCAGTTTCAAGTAAGTCAGGAAGAGGTGCTTCATGGCGCCAGCAATCCTCATGGACACAATTGGTTAGTGATACTAGTGCCAGTTCATTCAGCATAAAACAAATTGTGCCAGGTATCTCTTTTGAGCAGCAATTCGTCCCAAAGCCAAAAAGTGCAGATGCTGTAAGCTCCACTGACAGAAAGCTTAAGGAGATAGTGAAACAGGATAAATATAATGATAATTTTACTAGTGGATCTTTAGGAATTGGAAAGGGGCGTGATGTTTTAAGAAGTAGCCCAGAAGATACTGTTATGGACAATGACGGTGCATGTGCTCcagatgttgagaaaaattgtGATTTAACACCAAAGCAAGTATCTGCAGGAAATGTTGAGATGGGTGAAACTTGCTCATTTATGAGGAGTGCTTCTTCTCTGAAAGAATGGACGAAAATCAAGGCTGCTCTTAGTGGGTCgctgaaaagaaagaatattgaGAATTAG
- the LOC18791958 gene encoding zinc finger CCCH domain-containing protein 16 isoform X2 — protein sequence MPVKREPCKYFQRGSCQFGDRCKFLHVIQQQQKSNIFGFGPQSGSNQQRKSNPYGFGVQNNSQSKGPADFGSKQSQFKPFENKWSRFSSQTASAAPSSQKSDKQPQATNHRCTDPDSCRSIIIEDNEHESPLWKLTCYGHWKNFPCDIVGDISYEELRAAAYDDAKHGLNMQSIIERERNLLNTKLIEFDKLGKPQGALLKPNHSGQNPLPSASQNAFLQAANNSAAPSLSSFTQLGTSLNTGFGPRPSAPSNNGFAQLNPFANSTQTSSGFGTNNFLSGSAGFGNTGVMRHETNPFSTLAVSSQIPSATTGLPPILSDGPTSASNAVRQSTTEVQFLTNMQREKISGETSIWLKKTWSPGEIPEDEPPDALVEL from the exons ATGCCTGTAAAGAGGGAACCCTGCAAATACTTTCAGCGTGGCAG CTGTCAGTTCGGAGATAGGTGTAAATTTCTCCATGTGATTCAGCAACAGCAAAAGTCCAATATCTTTGGATTTGGGCCACAATCTGGCTCAAACCAACAGAGAAAGTCCAATCCTTATGGTTTTGGGGTTCAAAACAACTCTCAGTCAAAAGGGCCAGCTGATTTTGGTTCCAAACAGAGCCAGTTTAAG CCTTTTGAAAACAAATGGTCCCGTTTCTCCTCCCAAACTGCTAGTGCTGCCCCTTCATCACAGAAATCTGATAAGCAGCCTCAGGCAACAAATCATAG GTGCACAGATCCCGATTCTTGCAGAAGTATAATTATTGAAGATAATGAGCATGAGAGTCCACTTTGGAAGCTTACGTGCTATGGTCACTGGAAAAA TTTCCCTTGTGACATCGTTGGTGATATTAGTTACGAAGAGCTGAGGGCAGCAGCATATGATGATGCCAAGCATGGGTTGAACATGCAGTCGATA attgaaagagagagaaatttacTCAATACCAAGTTGATTGAGTTTGACAAACTTGGCAAGCCCCAGGGAGCTCTACTGAAACCTAATCATTCCGGCCAAAATCCTTTACCTTCAGCTAGTCAAAATGCATTCTTGCAGGCTGCTAACAATAGTGCTGCTCCGTCACTCTCAAGTTTTACCCAATTGGGCACATCCCTCAACACGGGGTTTGGACCAAG GCCGTCTGCACCATCAAATAATGGTTTTGCACAGCTGAATCCTTTTGCTAATTCCACCCAGACTTCGAGTGGATTTGGGACGAACAATTTTCTTTCTGGAAGTGCTG GATTTGGCAATACTGGTGTCATGAGACATGAAACCAACCCATTTTCTACTTTAGCAGTGTCATCACAAATTCCTAGTGCAACAACTGGTCTGCCACCCATTCTTTCAGATGGGCCTACCTCTGCTTCCAATGCAGTTAGACAATCAACTACAGAAGTTCAGTTCCT